One segment of Pseudomonas sp. FP2196 DNA contains the following:
- a CDS encoding thioesterase II family protein, whose amino-acid sequence MVTKLTLLCLPYSGASAMVYSRWRPKMPQWLHLHPVELPGRGARFDEPLHTDMRALAMQLAKELRPTLKTPYALFGHSLGALLACEIAHALRVLGCPEPVALFASGTAAPTMRADYDRGFAEPKTDAELIEQLRTLNGTSEEVLANAELMSLTLPILRADFQLCGKFEPLQRPLLNCPVHVLGGKADRATTEQLIGWSKETRGSFSVDMLAGGHFFIHEHEAKVLKVIKDQLDVHHRRHAAFATA is encoded by the coding sequence GTGGTGACCAAGCTGACTCTGCTGTGCCTGCCGTACTCCGGCGCCAGCGCGATGGTCTACAGCCGCTGGCGGCCGAAAATGCCGCAATGGCTTCACTTGCACCCGGTGGAACTGCCGGGGCGCGGCGCGCGGTTCGACGAGCCGCTGCACACCGACATGCGCGCGCTGGCGATGCAATTGGCCAAGGAATTGCGCCCGACACTCAAGACCCCGTACGCGCTGTTCGGGCATAGCCTCGGCGCGTTGCTGGCCTGCGAGATAGCGCATGCCTTGCGCGTGCTGGGTTGTCCGGAGCCGGTGGCGCTGTTTGCCTCCGGCACGGCGGCGCCGACGATGCGTGCCGATTACGATCGCGGTTTTGCCGAGCCGAAAACCGACGCCGAACTGATCGAGCAGTTGCGCACGCTCAATGGCACCAGCGAGGAAGTGCTGGCCAATGCCGAGCTGATGAGCCTGACCTTGCCGATCTTGCGGGCGGACTTTCAGTTGTGCGGCAAGTTCGAGCCCTTGCAGCGACCGCTGCTCAACTGCCCGGTGCATGTGCTCGGCGGCAAGGCTGACCGCGCCACCACCGAACAGTTGATCGGTTGGAGCAAAGAGACCCGTGGCAGTTTTTCGGTGGACATGCTGGCCGGTGGGCACTTTTTCATCCATGAGCACGAAGCCAAAGTGCTGAAGGTGATCAAGGATCAACTGGATGTGCATCATCGCCGGCATGCCGCCTTCGCAACCGCCTGA